From one Aptenodytes patagonicus chromosome 16, bAptPat1.pri.cur, whole genome shotgun sequence genomic stretch:
- the LOC143167981 gene encoding myosin heavy chain, skeletal muscle, adult — protein sequence MTSADSEMAAFGEAAPYLRKSEKERIEAQNKPFDAKTSVFVAHPKESFVKGTIQSKESGKVTVKSEAGETLTVKDDQVFPMNPPKYDKVEDMAMMTHLHEPAVLYNLKERYAAWMIYTYSGLFCVTVNPYKWLPVYNPEVVLAYRGKKRQEAPPHIFSISDNAYQFMLTDRENQSILITGESGAGKTVNTKRVIQYFATIAASGEKKKEEQQSGKMQGTLEDQIISANPLLEAFGNAKTVRNDNSSRFGKFIRIHFGATGKLASADIETYLLEKSRVTFQLKAERSYHIFYQVTSNKKPELIDMLLISTNPYDFHFVSQGEVSVPSIDDQEELMATDSAIDILGFTADEKTAIYKLTGAVMHYGNLKFKQKQREEQAEPDGTEVADKAAYLMGLNSAELLKAMCYPRVKVGNEYVTKGQTVEQVHNAVGALAKAVYERMFLWMVVRINQQLDTKQPRQYFIGVLDIAGFEIFDFNSFEQLCINFTNEKLQQFFNHHMFVLEQEEYKKEGIEWEFIDFGMDLAACIELIEKPMGIFSILEEECMFPKATDTSFKNKLYDQHLGKSSNFQKPKLVKGKAEAHFSLIHYAGTVDYNINGWLEKNKDPLNETVIGLYQKSSLKTLALLFANYGGEAEASGGGGKKGGKKKGSSFQTVSALFRENLNKLMTNLRSTHPHFVRCIIPNETKTPGAMEHELVLHQLRCNGVLEGIRICRKGFPSRVLYADFKQRYRVLNISAIPEGQFMDSKKASEKLLGSIDVDHTQYRFGHTKVFFKAGLIGLLEEMRDEKLAEIMTRTQARCRGFLMRVEYRKMVERRDSIFCIQYNVRAFMNVKHWPWMKLFFKIKPLLRSAESEKEMANMKQEFEKTKEELAKSEAKRKELEEKMVTLLQEKNDLQLQVQAEADSLADAEERCDQLIKTKIQLEAKIKEVTERAEDEEEINAELTAKKRKLEDECSELKKDIDDLELTLAKVEKEKHATENKVKNLTEEMAALDETIAKLTKEKKALQEAHQQTLDDLQAEEDKVNTLTKAKTKLEQQVDDLEGSLEQEKKLRMDLERAKRKLEGDLKLANDSIMDLENDKQQLDEKLKKKDFEINQIQSKIEDEQALGMQLQKKIKELQARIEELEEEIEAERTSRAKAEKHRADLSRELEEISERLEEAGGATAAQIEMNKKREAEFQKMRRDLEEATLQHEATAAALRKKHADSTAELGEQIDNLQRVKQKLEKEKSELKMEIDDLTSNMESVSKAKANLEKMCRTLEDQLSEIKTKEEQNQRMINDLSAQRARLQTESGEYSRQVEEKDALISQLSRGKQGFTQQIEELKRHLEEETKAKNALAHGLQSARHDCDLLREQYEEEQEAKGELQRALSKANSEVAQWRTKYETDAIQRTEELEEAKKKLAQRLQDAEEHVEAVNAKCASLEKTKQRLQNEVEDLMIDVERSNAACAALDKKQKNFDKILAEWKQKYEEAQAELEASQKESRSLSTELFKMKNAYEESLDHLETLKRENKNLQQEISDLTEQIAEGGKAIHELEKVKKQIEQEKSEIQAALEEAEASLEHEEGKILRLQLELNQVKSEVDRKIAEKDEEIDQMKRNHLRIVESMQSTLDAEIRSRNEALRLKKKMEGDLNEMEIQLSHANRVAAEAQKNLRNTQAVLKDTQLHLDDALRTQEDLKEQVAMVERRANLLQAEVEELRAALEQTERSRKVAEQELLDATERVQLLHTQNTSLINTKKKLETDIAQIQGEMEDTIQEARNAEEKAKKAITDAAMMAEELKKEQDTSAHLERMKKNLDQTVKDLQHRLDEAEQLALKGGKKQLQKLEARVRELEGEVDAEQKRSAEAVKGVRKYERRVKELTYQSEEDRKNILRLQDLVDKLQMKVKSYKRQAEEAEELSNVNLSKFRKIQHELEEAEERADIAESQVNKLRVKSREIHGKKIEEEE from the exons ATGACCTCTGCAGATTCTGAGATGGCTGCCTTTGGGGAGGCGGCTCCTTATCTCCGAAAGTCAGAAAAGGAGAGAATCGAGGCCCAAAACAAACCTTTCGATGCCAAGACATCGGTCTTTGTGGCCCATCCTAAAGAATCCTTTGTGAAAGGGACAATCCAGAGCAAAGAATCAGGGAAGGTCACTGTCAAGTCTGAAGCAGGAGAA ACCCTGACCGTGAAGGATGATCAGGTCTTCCCCATGAACCCTCCCAAGTATGATAAAGTTGAGGACATGGCCATGATGACCCACCTCCACGAACCCGCTGTGCTGTACAACCTCAAAGAGCGTTATGCAGCCTGGATGATCTAC ACCTACTCGGGTCTCTTCTGCGTCACTGTCAACCCCTACAAGTGGCTGCCGGTGTACAACCCAGAGGTGGTGTTGGCCTACCGAGGCAAGAAGCGCCAGGAGGCCCCTCCACACATCTTCTCCATCTCTGACAACGCCTATCAGTTCATGCTGACTG ATCGCGAGAACCAGTCAATCCTGATCAC CGGAGAATCCGGTGCAGGGAAGACTGTGAACACAAAGCGTGTCATCCAGTACTTTGCAACAATTGCAGCGAGTGGcgagaagaagaaagaggagcagCAGTCAGGCAAAATGCAG GGAACGCTGGAGGATCAAATCATCAGCGCCAACCCACTGCTGGAGGCCTTTGGAAACGCCAAGACCGTGAGGAACGACAACTCCTCACGCTTT GGCAAATTCATCAGAATCCACTTTGGAGCTACAGGCAAACTGGCTTCTGCGGACATCGAGACTT ATCTGCTGGAGAAGTCCAGAGTCACTTTCCAGCTCAAGGCAGAAAGAAGCTACCACATATTTTACCAGGTCACCTCCAACAAGAAGCCAGAGCTAATTG ACATGCTCCTCATCAGCACCAACCCTTATGATTTCCACTTTGTGAGTCAAGGTGAGGTCAGTGTTCCCAGCATTGATGACCAGGAGGAGCTCATGGCTACAGAT AGTGCCATTGACATCCTGGGCTTCACCGCTGATGAGAAGACAGCCATCTACAAGCTGACAGGGGCTGTCATGCACTATGGGAACTTGAAGTTCAAGCAGAAACAAcgagaggagcaggcagagcccgATGGCACAGAAG TGGCTGACAAGGCTGCCTACCTGATGGGCCTCAACTCAGCTGAATTGCTAAAAGCCATGTGTTATCCCCGAGTCAAGGTTGGGAATGAATACGTGACCAAAGGTCAAACTGTGGAACAG GTGCACAATGCAGTTGGTGCCCTGGCAAAAGCTGTCTATGAGAGGATGTTCTTGTGGATGGTTGTTCGTATCAACCAACAGCTGGATACCAAGCAACCCAGACAGTACTTCATTGGTGTCCTGGACATCGCTGGCTTTGAGATCTTTGAC TTCAACAGCTTTGAGCAGCTGTGCATCAACTTCACCAATGAGAAACTGCAACAGTTCTTCAACCACCACATGttcgtgctggagcaggaggagtacaAGAAGGAAGGAATTGAATGGGAGTTCATTGACTTTGGGATGGACCTGGCTGCCTGCATTGAGCTGATTGAGAAG CCCATGGGCATCTTCTCCATCCTGGAAGAGGAGTGCATGTTCCCCAAGGCAACTGACACCTCTTTCAAGAACAAGCTCTATGACCAGCATCTGGGCAAGTCCAGCAACTTCCAGAAGCCCAAACTTGTCAAAGGCAAGGCTGAGGCCCACTTCTCCCTGATACACTATGCTGGTACAGTGGACTACAACATCAATGGCTGGCTTGAGAAGAACAAAGATCCCCTGAATGAAACTGTCATTGGGTTGTACCAGAAATCATCTCTGAAGACACTGGCTTTACTCTTCGCCAACTATGGTGGGGAAGCAG AGgctagtggtggtggtggcaagAAGGGTGGCAAGAAGAAGGGTTCTTCTTTCCAGACTGTCTCAGCTCTTTTCCGG GAGAATTTAAACAAGCTGATGACAAATCTACGCAGCACTCACCCCCATTTTGTACGATGCATCatcccaaatgaaacaaaaacacctG GTGCCATGGAGCATGAGCTGGTGCTGCACCAGCTGCGATGCAATGGTGTGCTGGAAGGGATCAGGATTTGCAGGAAAGGATTCCCCAGCAGAGTCCTGTATGCTGACTTCAAACAAAG ATACAGAGTGCTTAATATAAGTGCTATTCCAGAAGGTCAGTTCATGGATAGCAAGAAGGCTTCGGAGAAGCTTCTTGGGTCCATTGATGTGGACCACACCCAATACAGATTTGGTCACACCAAG GTGTTCTTCAAAGCTGGGCTGATAGGTCTGCTGGAGGAGATGAGAGATGAGAAACTAGCAGAGATTATGACCAGGACACAAGCCAGGTGCAGGGGCTTCCTGATGAGAGTGGAGTATCGGAAAATGGTGGAGAGGAG GGACTCAATCTTCTGTATCCAGTACAATGTTCGTGCATTCATGAACGTCAAGCACTGGCCCTGGATGAAGCTGTTCTTCAAGATCAAGCCCTTGCTCAGGAGTGCAGAATCTGAGAAGGAGATGGCCAACATGAAACAGGAGTTTGAGAAAACTAAGGAAGAGCTTgcaaagtctgaggcaaagaggaaggagctggaggagaaaatggtGACCTtactgcaggagaaaaatgatcTGCAACTCCAAGTACAGGCA GAAGCAGATAGCTTGGCTGATGCTGAGGAAAGATGTGACCAGCtcatcaaaaccaaaatccagcTGGAAGCCAAAATCAAGGAGGTGACTGAAAGggctgaggatgaggaagaaatcAATGCTGAGCTGACAGCCAAGAAGAGGAAACTGGAGGATGAGtgttcagagctgaagaaagataTTGATGACCTTGAGTTAACGTTGGCCAAGGTTGAGAAGGAAAAGCATGCCACCGAAAACAAG GTGAAAAACCtcacagaggagatggcagccctGGACGAGACCATTGCCAAGctgacaaaagagaagaaagccctCCAAGAGGCCCATCAGCAGACACTGGATGACCTGCAGGCAGAAGAGGACAAAGTCAATACTCTGACCAAAGCTAAGAccaagctggagcagcaagtggaTGAT CTGGAAGGGTCCCTGGAGCAAGAGAAGAAACTGCGCATGGACCTTGAGAGAGCTAAGAGGAAACTGGAAGGAGACCTGAAGCTGGCAAATGACAGCATAATGGATTTGGAAAATGataagcagcagctggatgagaaactgaagaa GAAAGACTTTGAAATCAACCAGATCCAGAGCAAAATCGAGGATGAGCAAGCCCTGGGCATGCAGTTACAGAAGAAGATCAAGGAGCTGCAG GCCCGTATTGAGGAACTGGAGGAGGAAATTGAGGCAGAGAGGACCTCTCGGGCAAAAGCGGAGAAGCATCGGGCTGACCTCTCCAGGGAGCTAGAGGAGATCAGCGAGCgcctggaggaagcaggaggggcTACCGCAGCTCAGATCGAGATGAACAAGAAGCGTGAGGCAGAATTTCAGAAGATGCGTCGTGACCTCGAAGAGGCCACGCTGCAGCACGAAGCCACGGCTGCCGCCCTGCGGAAGAAGCACGCGGACAGCACAGCTGAGCTTGGGGAGCAGATCGACAACCTGCAACGAgtgaagcagaagctggagaaggagaagagcgAGCTGAAGATGGAGATTGACGACTTGACCAGTAACATGGAGTCTGTCTCCAAAGCCAAG GCAAATCTGGAGAAGATGTGCCGCACTCTGGAAGACCAGCTGAGTGAGATTAAAACTAAGGAGGAGCAGAATCAGCGCATGATCAATGACCTCAGTGCTCAAAGAGCTCGTCTGCAGACAGAGTCAG GTGAATATTCACgccaggtggaggaaaaggatgctCTGATTTCTCAGCTGTCTAGGGGCAAGCAAGGATTTACCCAACAGATTGAGGAACTCAAGAGACATCTAGAGGAAGAAACAAAG GCCAAGAATGCGCTGGCCCACGGCTTGCAGTCTGCTCGCCACGACTGTGACTTGCTCCGGGAACAatatgaggaggagcaggaagccaAGGGGGAGCTGCAGCGCGCCCTGTCCAAGGCCAACAGCGAAGTGGCCCAGTGGAGAACCAAATACGAGACGGACGCTATTCAGCgcacggaggagctggaggaggccaA GAAGAAGCTGGCACAGCGCCTGCAGGATGCAGAGGAACACGTTGAAGCTGTGAATGCCAAATGTGCCTCCCtggaaaagacaaagcagaggctgcagaaTGAAGTGGAGGACCTGATGATTGACGTGGAGCGGTCAAATGCTGCCTGCGCAGCTCTGGATAAGAAGCAGAAGAACTTTGACAAG ATCCTGGCAGAATGGAAGCAGAAGTATGAGGAAGCGCAGGCTGAGCTGGAAGCCTCCCAGAAGGAGTCTCGCTCTCTCAGCACGGAGCTGTTTAAGATGAAGAATGCCTATGAGGAGTCCTTGGACCACCTGGAAACGCTGAAGCGTGAGAACAAGAACCTGCAGC AGGAGATTTCCGACCTCACGGAGCAGATTGCCGAGGGAGGAAAGGCGATTCACGAGCTGGAGAAAGTCAAGAAGCAGATTGAGCAGGAGAAATCTGAAATCCAGGCTGCTCTGGAGGAAGCTGAG GCCTCCCTGGAACATGAAGAGGGGAAGATCCTGCGCCTCCAGCTTGAGCTCAACCAGGTGAAGTCTGAGGTTGACAGGAAGATAgcagagaaagatgaggagatCGACCAGATGAAGAGAAACCACCTCAGAATTGTGGAGTCCATGCAGAGCACCCTGGACGCTGAGATCAGGAGCAGGAATGAAGCCCTGCGGCTGAAGAAGAAGATGGAGGGAGACCTGAATGAAATGGAGATCCAGCTGAGCCATGCCAACCGCGTGGCTGCCGAGGCACAAAAGAACCTGAGAAACACACAGGCAGTGCTCAAG GATACCCAGCTACACTTGGACGATGCTCTCAGGACACAGGAGGACCTGAAGGAGCAGGTGGCCATGGTGGAGCGCAGAGCAAACCTGTTGCAGGCTGAAGTTGAGGAGCTACGGGCAGCCCTGGAGCAGACGGAGCGGTCGAGGAAAGTGGCTGAGCAGGAGCTTCTGGATGCCACTGAACGTGTGcagctcctccacacccag AACACCAGCTTGATCAACACCAAGAAGAAGCTGGAAACAGACATTGCCCAAATCCAGGGTGAAATGGAGGATACGATCCAGGAAGCCCGCAATGCTGAAGAGAAGGCCAAGAAGGCCATCACGGAT GCAGCCATGAtggcagaagagctgaagaaggagcaggacaccAGCGCCCACCtggagaggatgaagaagaacCTGGACCAGACGGTGAAGGACCTGCAGCACCGTCTGGATGAGGCTGAGCAGTTGGCACTGAAGGGAGGCAAGAAGCAACTCCAGAAGCTGGAGGCCAGA GTGCGGGAGCTGGAGGGGGAGGTTGATGCTGAGCAGAAGCGCAGCGCTGAAGCCGTGAAGGGTGTGCGCAAGTACGAGAGGAGGGTGAAGGAGCTGACCTACCAG TCTGAGGAGGACCGGAAGAATATTCTCAGGCTGCAGGATCTGGTGGACAAGCTGCAAATGAAGGTGAAATCCTACAAGAGACAAGCTGAGGAAGCT GAGGAGCTGTCCAATGTCAACCTCTCCAAGTTCCGCAAGATCCAGCACGAGCTGGAGGAAGCCGAGGAGCGGGCTGACATTGCAGAGTCACAGGTCAACAAGCTCCGAGTGAAGAGCCGGGAGATTCATGGCAAGAAGATAGAAGAGGAAGAGTGA